A single Aspergillus chevalieri M1 DNA, chromosome 3, nearly complete sequence DNA region contains:
- a CDS encoding glycosyltransferase (CAZy:GT1;~COG:C,G;~EggNog:ENOG410PFEC;~InterPro:IPR002213,IPR035595;~PFAM:PF04101,PF00201;~SMCOG1062:glycosyltransferase, MGT family;~TransMembrane:1 (n7-14c19/20o505-524i);~antiSMASH:Cluster_3.2;~go_function: GO:0008194 - UDP-glycosyltransferase activity [Evidence IEA]) produces the protein MARPKRLLVVVAGGGYTNAAPLLELSSILAARGYRIDFATLAGRQQWLSNSPFISRLHIVGPAISKEHERESYEQMSQWSTNSICNWDVIFAAKKYLESSWPHVYHNVTQLVLDPATRPDFILADYLVDAVRDVCFEHDIPFAMHWPQMPTGMMHASYIPGTPGLQVEILTSEFATLWQRLKNAVRIYTALPHFLEYQRWVKQMRQSAGVSRQLPLLPRPDYLCLVNSFFALEAAKEIPPNVAAIGPVLADEIDKLTEPFLSFLQSRSRVLYIALGTHVLLPHRVLANLLSGAITALQYGVIDGIIWAVSANARRQLDTSALLPSPTSSSDETILGDLLENEHPSILTADFAPQRPILHDARVAVFITHAGASSTNEAVAAGIPVITLPAYFDQIQNAMRLRDAGVSVPLQKETLSAIDVTAAITRILEDIGVDGPIMTNVRRVCGIARVAAHRKHLAVDLIEEVLIDWQGRQRERRLGVERPRGMHLETAEARMPRWKAGNWDLFGSMALPGLLIAAIVMACFF, from the exons ATGGCACGGCCGAAGCGCCTTCTTGTCGTCGTCGCAGGTGGCGGCTATACCAATGCAG CTCCTCTTCTTGAATTGTCTTCTATTCTAGCAGCTCGTGGTTACAGAATTGATTTTGCAACTCTCGCTGGACGCCAGCAATGGTTGTCAAATTCCCCTTTCATCTCGCGGCTTCATATCGTCGGACCTGCTATATCCAAGGAGCACGAAAGAGAAAGCTACGAACAGATGTCCCAATGGTCAACCAATTCGATATGCAACTGGGATGTTATATTTGCTGCCAAAAAGTACCTCGAATCTTCATGGCCCCATGTATATCACAACGTTACCCAGTTGGTGCTTGACCCAGCCACCCGGCCAGATTTCATCCTGGCAGATTACCTGGTGGATGCAGTCCGAGACGTCTGCTTCGAGCATGACATTCCCTTTGCCATGCATTGGCCTCAGATGCCGACTGGTATGATGCATGCTTCGTATATCCCCGGCACCCCAGGACTCCAGGTCGAAATCTTGACGTCCGAGTTCGCAACTCTCTGGCAGCGCTTGAAGAACGCCGTCCGCATATACACAGCCTTACCACATTTTCTTGAATATCAACGCTGGGTGAAGCAGATGCGGCAGTCGGCTGGCGTGTCCCGACaacttcctcttcttccaaggCCCGACTATCTCTGTCTGGTGAACTCCTTTTTTGCCCTCGAGGCAGCCAAAGAGATACCCCCCAATGTTGCAGCCATTGGTCCTGTTCTTGCAGATGAAATCGACAAACTCACGGAGCCATTTTTATCCTTTCTCCAATCCCGTTCCCGAGTTCTTTACATCGCGTTAGGCACGCACGTCTTGCTCCCTCACAGGGTACTAGCTAATCTCCTGTCCGGGGCAATTACCGCTCTCCAATATGGCGTCATCGATGGTATCATTTGGGCCGTGAGTGCCAATGCTCGCCGGCAACTCGATACCTCCGCCCTTCTCCCCTCGCCAACTAGTTCTAGCGATGAAACCATCCTCGGTGACCTCCTGGAGAACGAGCACCCATCCATCCTAACCGCCGACTTTGCCCCCCAGCGCCCAATCTTACATGATGCCCGAGTCGCCGTTTTCATTACCCACGCAGGAGCATCTTCAACCAACGAAGCCGTCGCGGCCGGCATTCCGGTCATCACCTTACCAGCGTACTTCGACCAAATCCAGAATGCAATGCGATTACGAGATGCAGGGGTCTCGGTCCCACTGCAAAAAGAGACCCTCAGTGCGATCGATGTCACAGCCGCTATCACACGCATACTCGAAGACATTGGCGTCGATGGTCCGATTATGACTAATGTTCGCCGTGTATGTGGGATCGCGCGTGTCGCTGCACATAGAAAGCATTTGGCCGTGGACTTGATTGAGGAGGTTTTGATTGATTGGCAGGGACGGCAACGGGAGCGTCGGTTGGGGGTAGAACGACCTCGGGGAATGCACCTGGAGACTGCAGAGGCACGCATGCCGAGGTGGAAGGCAGGGAATTGGGACCTCTTCGGATCAATGGCGTTACCCGGGCTATTAATTGCTGCGATTGTCATGGCTTGTTTTTTCTGA
- a CDS encoding type I polyketide synthase (COG:Q;~EggNog:ENOG410PJA1;~InterPro:IPR016036,IPR016035,IPR016039,IPR018201, IPR042104,IPR014030,IPR014031,IPR013968,IPR001227, IPR032821,IPR006162,IPR014043,IPR020806,IPR020807, IPR020843,IPR020841,IPR011032,IPR009081,IPR029063, IPR036736,IPR036291,IPR013217;~PFAM:PF16197,PF00109,PF08659,PF00550,PF13489, PF13649,PF02801,PF00698,PF13602,PF14765,PF00107,PF00106, PF08242,PF08241;~SMCOG1022:Beta-ketoacyl synthase;~antiSMASH:Cluster_3.2;~go_function: GO:0004315 - 3-oxoacyl-[acyl-carrier-protein] synthase activity [Evidence IEA];~go_function: GO:0016491 - oxidoreductase activity [Evidence IEA];~go_function: GO:0016740 - transferase activity [Evidence IEA];~go_function: GO:0016746 - transferase activity, transferring acyl groups [Evidence IEA];~go_function: GO:0031177 - phosphopantetheine binding [Evidence IEA];~go_process: GO:0006633 - fatty acid biosynthetic process [Evidence IEA]), producing MFQSNTTKPSFSGIEEDPVMPIAIIGFSGRFPGDAENPTKLWDMIAAGKSALSDIPKDRFNVDAYYHPHHERHGILNVRKAHFMKRDISAFDAPFFTMSIPEAEAMDPQQRMALECTYEALENAGLRMEDVSGSSTSCFVGCFTRDYSEMLGSDPEDLPLYHGTGTGSAIMSNRISWFFDFKGPSISLDTACSSSMAALHLGCQSLRTGETTMSIVGGTNLILMPGIMGSMTRLHFLSPDGKCQSFDHKGNGYSRGEGAGFCVLKPLDLALKDGDVIRGVIRNSAVSQDGHTPGITLPSGDAQEALIRRVYAEAGLGLADTAYVEAHGTGTPAGDPVEAGALGRTFGSARDTGNPLIMGSIKSNIGHLEGGSGMVQVIKGIMMIEKGEIPPSIWYEKPNPRIPMEEWNLQVATQLMPWPTAGLRRVSINSFGYGGTNAHCIIDDAYHYFQSHRITGKHNVQAIESASPMGTPDSGVDLSSNRSDTMSWTSVSEYFSNPFASEMPSCPKLLLWSSNDQGGVERNANAFARYLKDKVSDDLTEKEEKRLLAKLAITLANRRSVLPWKSFAVASSCKEAIAQFESLPAQPVRTSSGRTCPKLAFVFTGQGAQWFAMGRELYAQPVFRASLEAAGRYFVTLGAYWSLLNELFRDEETSRLDSPDLCQPLCTALQIALVDLFKSWGIKPTAVIGHSSGEIAAAYAKGGICREDAWKIAYYRGHLSSCIRGFAPNLHGSMLATGLGAEDSQKYISRLPQGNATVACMNSPASTTISGDSIAIDELEQMIKRDGHFARKLRVDIAYHSPHMQVIAEKYRQALGDIIPLDATETQVQMFSSLTSERVKTNSELGTDYWVSNLICPVSFSSAMTSLLQYSEKKSRRRNNRAFVEHLIEFGPHAALKGPIKQILISDSVGSLGEMSYQSVLERGKNACETAMAVAGRLFQNGYPVTGDSLFDDLDSSVKGGYLVDMPPFEWNHSLKYWADHHTARHHRFRKNPRTDLLGVETVDGIDAEPRFRNILRNNDIPWAQLHKVQGAALYPGAGMMIMAIEAMCQRADPLRPIAGYELRDIIISKAIVVPTDESGIETMLNVRPYRQGTQSLDAAWQEFQLYSRKDTWELNCSGLIRIDYKTSPNTVFVDEGGLAAERYASQYQAVQNACSRLQSPRDFYEQLNSIGLYYGGVFQALTEIRKGDYCGTCQVKVSDTKSIMPHQFEFPHVIHPVTLDSIFQMAVPSSLKADEDLNAPRVPVGIGRLYISADVPKSPGDILNGYATYKQTGFDQGESNIVVSGEQWDKPLVVLEGMRGRRLNIKTSNDTDLRKIGSHFHWQEDLSLMRPEQLRKLCVSATGHVKKENRQVLIDIEMACMVIIKRVMQECSVEESESYAWNFKLFYDYMRDYMGLAKAGSLGYQLETPGVDWLNMTPEAEEFLLKRVSKTSTDGRVLIEHGKHLPQILRGEIPPLQILMSDNFLHDFYQSGIGTKQHYAQMTWYVDQLAHKNPDMKILEIGGGTAAAALPVLQTLGGSGGTEPRFESYTFTDISVGYFEKAQRKLAPWVPYMNFAKLNIEEDPVTQGFEEGGYDMIVASNVLHATRSIGKTLQNARKLLKPNGKLVLSELTQFQKMRFHMVVGSLEGWWYGEDDGRHHGPTLSMDQWNDALLQAGFDGIEVDFKDFPDPRDTGFSVMISGASASEKPLAPKEVIIVLPANPESDVINASEEMKARLQERGSLVLTASLQDTLVLDLQEKSCLCLLDANQGNAFLPAISSEDWDALKHLILTTQNITYVTRGGAVNSENPKSNLMSGLARSIRSENYHLSFTTLDAEYGRHLADEEALTAMLEVFCHASHTKHSDRPDWEYAIRNGMPMIQRVLLEKGINDLSSSWYAAPAPEQAPFKQDGRSLSLGIGTLGRLETLRFEDDRVAAEPLGADDVEITVRAAGLNSQDLMVAMGQLSKPGLGVDCAGIIRRVGRNVKILEPGTPVMTWKMGTFGNIARAPAAMVQRVPDGMDLTTAASLPLIYSAALYSLSTVARLKPGETILIHGAAGGIGQAAIMLAQSIGATVLVTVSSEAKKALLTTTYGIPESHVLNSRDDSSFVQGVMRLTNNRGVDVVLNSLAGEALRTSWGAISRFGRFIELGHRDIAGNTGLDMAPFLRNVSFHSVNMLDLLDWDVATASRVFADAVDLLRRQVVKPIAPVQAMPFSRVEEAFRLLQTGEHTGKLVLEAHDDDLVSVVPAAAAPVRFRSDATYLIAGGGGGLGRAIALWMVGNGARNILLLSRSGTKKAAAKDLVSRLTAQGARVEAWPCDVSNEEQVAGVIERCRLESWPQVRGVIQGAMDLQDALYQNMTHEQFTGALLPKVNGTWNLHKHLPEDMDFYILLSSVIGIAGSPCQGNYSAGNTYQDAIAHYRRSKGMAACCIDVGMMLGVGYIAEQGGEGRVHDNAKAWSFLGIHEHEFIGILEATIRGESTPGSVVPPQVITGLGTGGMLTQMGEKYPWWFKEMKFGHIKRVGAHQQSNKSSGKDEISVSTLLGKCQSLDEASDIVTEALVKKLAKSMVVSAEDIEPSKPVSSYGVDSLLAVELRNWIYADIKAEVSVFDLLSSVPITSLAGKIAGTSEMVPKFSDE from the exons ATGTTTCAGTCAAACACCACCAAGCCTTCCTTCTCCGGAATCGAAGAGGACCCTGTGATGCCAATTGCCATTATTGGCTTCTCTGGTCGTTTTCCCGGTGATGCCGAGAACCCTACGAAACTGTGGGATATGATCGCAGCGGGCAAAAGTGCCCTCTCCGACATTCCCAAAGACCGCTTCAATGTGGATGCATACTACCACCCTCACCACGAGCGGCACGGAATTCTGAATGTCCGAAAAGCCCATTTCATGAAGAGAgacatctctgcctttgatGCACCCTTCTTTACCATGTCCATCCCAGAGGCGGAAGCTATGGATCCCCAACAACGAATGGCGCTTGAGTGTACTTATGAAGCTCTCGAAAACG CCGGGCTTCGGATGGAGGATGTAAGCGGATCCAGCACATCGTGTTTCGTGGGATGCTTCACTAGAGACTACAGTGAGATGTTAGGCTCTGATCCAGAGGATCTTCCCCTATACCACGGAACAGGAACTGGATCGGCCATTATGTCCAACAGGATATCATGGTTTTTTGACTTCAAAGGACCGAGTATCAGTTTGGACACCGCttgctcatcatccatggcGGCTCTGCACTTGGGATGCCAGAGCTTGCGGACAGGAGAAACCACCATG TCAATTGTCGGTGGTACCAATCTGATTCTCATGCCCGGTATCATGGGTTCGATGACCCGACTGCACTTCCTCAGCCCAGACGGAAAGTGTCAGTCTTTCGATCACAAGGGCAATGGATACTCTCGTGGAGAAG GTGCTGGTTTCTGCGTACTGAAACCACTTGATCTGGCCTTGAAAGACGGCGATGTTATCCGGGGTGTCATCCGCAACAGCGCTGTCAGCCAGGACGGACACACTCCTGGAATCACGCTTCCCTCCGGAGACGCACAGGAGGCGCTCATTCGGCGTGTCTACGCAGAGGCAGGTTTGGGCCTTGCTGATACAGCATATGTTGAGGCCCACGGCACTGGAACACCTGCTGGAGACCCCGTTGAAGCGGGCGCTCTGGGAAGAACCTTTGGTAGCGCCCGTGATACAGGGAATCCGCTGATTATGGGTTCCATCAAGTCCAACATTGGCCACCTCGAGGGCGGCTCAGGCATGGTACAAGTCATCAAGGGTATCATGATGATCGAGAAGGGAGAGATTCCGCCATCGATCTGGTACGAAAAGCCGAACCCACGAATTCCAATGGAAGAATGGAACCTACAAGTCGCGACTCAATTAATGCCTTGGCCGACCGCGGGTCTCCGCCGTGTTTCCATTAACTCCTTTGGGTACGGAGGCACCAATGCTCATTGCATTATCGACGACGCATACCACTATTTCCAGTCCCACCGTATTACCGGAAAGCACAATGTCCAGGCCATCGAAAGCGCTTCCCCAATGGGAACTCCCGATTCTGGAGTTGATCTCTCCAGCAACCGCTCAGACACTATGTCATGGACATCCGTCAGCGAATATTTCTCCAATCCCTTCGCCTCGGAAATGCCATCGTGTCCCAAGCTGCTTTTGTGGAGCTCCAATGACCAAGGTGGCGTTGAGCGAAatgcgaacgcttttgcccGGTATCTCAAGGATAAGGTCTCCGATGATTTGactgaaaaggaagaaaagagactgCTTGCCAAACTTGCAATTACCCTGGCGAACCGACGAAGTGTTCTTCCCTGGAAATCTTTTGCGGTTGCAAGCTCGTGCAAGGAGGCAATCGCACAGTTCGAATCGCTCCCTGCCCAGCCTGTACGGACCTCAAGCGGGCGGACATGCCCCAAGCTTGCATTTGTCTTCACCGGGCAAGGAGCCCAGTGGTTTGCTATGGGACGCGAGTTGTACGCCCAGCCTGTCTTTAGGGCTAGCCTGGAAGCCGCGGGTAGATATTTTGTCACCCTAGGCGCCTATTGGTCCCTGCTAAATGAGCTGTTCCGTGACGAAGAAACCTCCAGACTGGACTCCCCAGACCTTTGCCAACCGCTGTGTACAGCCCTTCAAATCGCATTGGTGGACCTATTCAAATCATGGGGTATCAAGCCAACCGCTGTCATTGGCCATTCGAGCGGTGAGATTGCCGCTGCGTATGCGAAGGGGGGTATTTGTCGCGAGGATGCCTGGAAGATAGCATATTACCGAGGCCACCTTTCCAGTTGTATCCGTGGCTTTGCGCCAAATCTGCATGGTTCAATGCTAGCAACTGGGCTTGGAGCGGAAGACTCGCAGAAGTACATCAGCCGTCTCCCTCAGGGCAACGCGACAGTTGCGTGCATGAACAGCCCAGCAAGCACAACCATCTCTGGAGACTCCATTGCAATCGACGAACTTGAGCAGATGATCAAGCGGGATGGCCACTTTGCTCGAAAGCTCAGAGTTGACATCGCCTACCATTCCCCTCATATGCAGGTCATTGCGGAGAAATATCGCCAGGCCCTGGGAGATATCATCCCCCTCGATGCAACTGAGACCCAGGTCCAAATGTTCTCTTCCCTGACTAGCGAGAGAGTCAAGACCAACAGTGAACTTGGCACAGACTACTGGGTCTCCAATCTGATTTGCCCGGTGAGCTTCTCTAGTGCGATGACGAGTCTTCTGCAATATTCCGAGAAGAAGTCGAGACGTCGCAACAATAGGGCTTTTGTGGAGCATTTGATTGAGTTTGGTCCTCATGCTGCGCTCAAGGGGCCCATCAAGCAGATCCTTATCTCCGACTCGGTAGGTTCACTTGGCGAGATGTCGTATCAATCCGTTCTTGAACGTGGAAAGAACGCCTGCGAAACAGCAATGGCAGTTGCAGGTCGCCTATTCCAAAACGGATACCCCGTCACCGGTGACTCACTGTTTGATGATTTGGATTCGTCTGTCAAGGGCGGTTATCTCGTCGATATGCCACCATTTGAATGGAACCACAGCTTGAAGTACTGGGCGGACCACCACACTGCACGTCACCATCGGTTCCGCAAGAACCCCAGGACTGATCTCTTGGGTGTCGAGACGGTGGATGGCATCGATGCCGAACCGCGATTCCGCAATATCTTGCGAAACAACGATATCCCCTGGGCTCAGCTTCACAAGGTCCAAGGAGCTGCCCTGTACCCGGGAGCCGGCATGATGATCATGGCAATTGAGGCCATGTGTCAGAGAGCGGATCCCTTGCGCCCTATTGCTGGATATGAGCTGCGAGACATCATCATTAGCAAGGCGATCGTTGTGCCCACCGACGAATCTGGCATCGAAACAATGCTCAATGTAAGGCCATACCGTCAAGGAACCCAGTCACTCGACGCTGCCTGGCAGGAATTCCAGCTTTACTCGCGCAAGGATACGTGGGAGCTCAACTGCTCTGGTCTGATTCGCATCGACTACAAGACATCCCCCAACACGGTGTTTGTCGACGAGGGTGGCCTAGCTGCAGAGCGTTATGCAAGTCAATACCAAGCTGTGCAAAATGCCTGCTCCCGCCTCCAGAGCCCCCGAGACTTCTACGAGCAGCTGAACTCCATCGGCCTGTACTACGGTGGCGTATTCCAGGCTTTGACGGAGATTCGGAAGGGGGACTATTGTGGCACATGTCAGGTCAAGGTCTCAGATACGAAGAGTATCATGCCACATCAGTTCGAGTTTCCCCACGTGATTCACCCAGTTACTCTGGACAGCATTTTTCAGATGGCCGTACCTTCATCATTGAAGGCTGATGAGGACTTGAATGCTCCCAGGGTCCCTGTGGGGATCGGGCGTCTTTATATCTCTGCGGATGTGCCCAAGTCCCCTGGCGACATCTTGAACGGCTATGCCACGTACAAGCAGACTGGGTTTGACCAGGGTGAATCGAATATTGTGGTCTCCGGCGAACAATGGGACAAGCCTCTTGTTGTTCTCGAGGGTATGCGAGGAAGAAGGCTCAATATCAAGACGAGCAACGACACAGACCTTCGCAAGATTGGCAGCCACTTCCACTGGCAGGAAGATCTCTCCCTCATGCGGCCCGAGCAGCTTCGCAAGCTTTGTGTTAGCGCCACTGGCCATGTCAAAAAGGAAAATCGCCAGGTTCTCATCGACATTGAGATGGCTTGTATGGTCATCATCAAGCGGGTGATGCAAGAATGCTCGGTCGAGGAATCCGAATCGTATGCCTGGAATTTCAAACTGTTCTACGACTACATGAGAGACTACATGGGGCTTGCTAAAGCAGGAAGCCTGGGCTATCAGTTGGAGACCCCAGGGGTTGACTGGCTGAATATGACCCCGGAGGCGGAAGAGTTCCTCCTTAAGCGCGTGTCTAAAACATCCACCGATGGTCGAGTTCTTATTGAACATGGCAAACACCTTCCCCAGATTCTGCGTGGCGAAATCCCTCCCCTTCAAATCTTGATGTCCGACAATTTCCTCCACGACTTCTATCAATCTGGCATCGGCACCAAACAGCACTATGCTCAAATGACCTGGTACGTCGACCAATTGGCGCACAAGAATCCCGACATGAAGATTCTTGAAATTGGCGGTGgtactgctgctgccgcctTGCCTGTGCTGCAAACGCTGGGCGGCTCTGGGGGTACAGAGCCTCGATTCGAAAGCTACACATTCACCGACATCAGTGTTGGGTATTTCGAGAAGGCCCAGAGAAAGCTGGCCCCATGGGTTCCCTACATGAACTTTGCCAAGCTCAACATCGAGGAAGACCCTGTCACTCAGGGCTTCGAGGAGGGTGGATATGATATGATTGTGGCATCCAACGTTCTGCACGCGACCCGGTCGATTGGAAAGACTCTTCAAAACGCAAGGAAGTTGCTGAAGCC AAATGGCAAGCTTGTCCTCAGTGAGCTCACTCAATTCCAAAAGATGAGGTTTCATATGGTTGTCGGGTCACTGGAAGGCTGGTGGTATGGCGAAGATGATGGCCGCCACCATGGGCCAACCCTGTCGATGGACCAATGGAATGACGCCCTTTTGCAAGCTGGCTTTGATGGTATTGAAGTCGACTTCAAGGATTTTCCCGATCCCCGCGATACCGGCTTTTCAGTCATGATTAGCGGAGCTTCCGCATCTGAGAAGCCACTGGCCCCCAAAGAGGTTATTATTGTCCTTCCTGCTAATCCAGAATCAGATGTGATCAATGCTAGTGAGGAGATGAAGGCGCGGTTGCAAGAACGTGGATCTCTTGTATTGACCGCTTCCTTGCAGGACACTCTGGTGTTGGATTTGCAAGAGAAGTCGTGTCTTTGCTTGCTGGATGCCAACCAAGGCAATGCATTCTTGCCAGCCATCTCTTCGGAAGACTGGGATGCTTTGAAGCACCTCATTCTCACCACGCAAAACATTACCTACGTCACTCGGGGCGGTGCGGTCAATAGTGAAAACCCAAAGTCTAACCTCATGTCCGGGCTGGCGAGAAGCATCCGATCTGAAAACTATCACCTTTCCTTCACGACATTGGATGCTGAATATGGTCGTCACCTTGCCGATGAAGAAGCTTTGACAGCTATGCTGGAGGTCTTCTGCCATGCAAGTCACACCAAACACTCTGATCGGCCTGACTGGGAATATGCAATCCGAAACGGCATGCCAATGATTCAAAGGGTCCTTCTGGAGAAGGGTATCAACGACCTTTCATCCTCCTGGTACGCTGCTCCAGCACCGGAGCAAGCACCCTTCAAGCAAGATGGCCGATCCCTCTCTCTGGGCATTGGCACCCTGGGAAGACTGGAGACCCTTCGATTCGAGGATGACCGGGTCGCCGCTGAGCCTCTTGGAGCCGACGATGTTGAGATCACAGTCAGAGCCGCAGGCCTGAACTCCCAGGACCTTATGGTCGCCATGGGACAACTGTCCAAGCCCGGCCTTGGGGTCGACTGTGCCGGTATTATCCGCCGAGTCGGTCGCAATGTCAAAATACTTGAGCCGGGTACTCCCGTGATGACCTGGAAAATGGGCACCTTCGGTAACATTGCCCGGGCACCAGCAGCGATGGTGCAGCGCGTTCCGGACGGAATGGACCTCACTACAGCTGCGTCGCTCCCTCTTATCTATAGCGCTGCGCTCTACTCTCTATCGACGGTCGCTCGCCTCAAACCCGGAGAGACGATCTTGATCCATGGAGCAGCCGGAGGTATAGGCCAGGCAGCGATCATGCTGGCACAGTCCATTGGGGCCACCGTTTTGGTCACAGTTTCCTCGGAAGCAAAGAAGGCCTTGCTGACAACCACATATGGGATTCCAGAGTCACACGTTCTCAACAGCCGCGACGATTCATCCTTTGTGCAGGGAGTGATGCGTCTTACGAACAACCGGGGTGTCGACGTGGTGCTGAACTCTCTTGCTGGGGAGGCACTGCGTACCAGCTGGGGAGCCATTTCCCGCTTTGGGCGCTTTATAGAGCTCGGCCACCGGGACATCGCAGGCAACACAGGCCTGGACATGGCACCCTTCCTCCGGAACGTGTCCTTCCATTCCGTAAACATGCTGGATCTGCTCGACTGGGATGTTGCTACCGCATCTCGTGTGTTCGCCGACGCTGTCGACCTATTGCGTCGCCAGGTCGTGAAGCCGATTGCGCCCGTGCAAGCCATGCCATTCTCACGGGTTGAAGAGGCATTCCGTCTGCTGCAAACAGGTGAGCACACTGGAAAGTTGGTTCTTGAGGCCCATGACGACGACCTTGTGTCTGTCGTGCCGGCGGCCGCTGCCCCGGTGCGATTCCGGTCAGATGCTACTTACCTgattgctggtggtggtggcggtcTCGGTCGAGCTATCGCTTTGTGGATGGTTGGGAACGGAGCTCGAAACATTTTGCTCCTTTCACGATCTGGAACCAAGAAGGCAGCAGCGAAAGACCTCGTCAGCCGGTTGACGGCGCAGGGAGCTCGCGTTGAGGCCTGGCCATGCGATGTATCCAACGAGGAGCAGGTCGCTGGGGTCATTGAGCGATGCCGGTTAGAATCTTGGCCTCAGGTTCGAGGTGTGATTCAGGGCGCGATGGATCTACAAGATGCT CTTTACCAAAATATGACTCACGAGCAGTTTACCGGGGCGCTCCTGCCAAAGGTGAATGGAACCTGGAACCTCCATAAGCACCTCCCCGAGGACATGGATTTCTACATTCTTCTTTCATCTGTCATTGGAATCGCCGGTTCCCCATGCCAGGGCAACTACTCGGCCGGAAACACATACCAAGACGCAATTGCTCACTACCGACGCAGCAAGGGCATGGCCGCATGTTGCATCGACGTCGGCATGATGCTCGGTGTGGGTTACATCGCTGAGCAGGGCGGGGAGGGTCGCGTGCACGACAACGCCAAGGCATGGAGTTTCCTGGGTATTCACGAACACGAGTTCATCGGAATCCTTGAAGCAACAATCCGCGGCGAGAGCACACCTGGCAGCGTGGTCCCGCCACAGGTCATCACCGGTCTTGGAACTGGTGGTATGCTGACGCAAATGGGAGAAAAGTACCCCTGGTGGTTCAAAGAGATGAAGTTTGGTCACATCAAGCGGGTTGGCGCGCATCAGCAGTCTAACAAGAGTAGCGGGAAGGATGAGATTTCCGTGAGCACACTGCTTGGAAAATGTCAAAGTCTGGACGAGGCCAGCGATATTGTCACTGAGGCGCTGGTCAAGAAGTTGGCTAAGTCGATGGTTGTGTCGGCTGAGGACATCGAGCCATCCAAGCCTGTCAGTAGCTATGGCGTTGACAGTCTGCTTGCCGTGGAGCTTCGGAATTGGATATATGCGGATATCAAGGCTGAAGTGTCGGTGTTTGATCTATTGAGCAGCGTGCCCATCACATCCCTCGCAGGGAAGATCGCTGGCACGTCTGAGATGGTTCCTAAGTTTTCTGATGAATAG